One stretch of Halobacillus litoralis DNA includes these proteins:
- a CDS encoding RNA polymerase sigma factor: MIRKKKVQEVEWDPRDSMNEEMPGVEEVVTNKEERDQLRKAIDTLPDEQQRMICLFYFQGLSQREIAERCDIPLGTVKGRVRLALKKLREHLDEKGGTTDE; this comes from the coding sequence TTGATCAGAAAAAAGAAAGTCCAGGAAGTAGAGTGGGATCCTAGAGATTCGATGAATGAAGAAATGCCTGGTGTCGAAGAGGTCGTCACAAATAAAGAAGAGCGCGACCAATTGCGTAAAGCCATCGACACTTTACCTGATGAACAACAACGGATGATCTGCCTTTTTTATTTCCAAGGATTATCGCAACGGGAAATCGCTGAAAGATGTGACATTCCCCTTGGAACAGTCAAAGGACGGGTCCGGCTCGCATTGAAAAAATTGCGAGAGCATTTGGATGAGAAAGGGGGGACCACCGATGAATGA
- a CDS encoding RNA polymerase sigma factor encodes MSKPTDYELYEQIRNKDKAALETLYNRYEKLLYSFAYRMMKDQQAAEEVMQDVFIKLWRGRGAGHYVKERQVFKLAVDDHAKCLHRLDQKKESPGSRVGS; translated from the coding sequence ATGAGCAAACCCACGGACTATGAGCTATACGAACAAATCCGTAATAAAGACAAAGCAGCTCTCGAAACCCTCTACAACCGATATGAGAAATTATTATATTCTTTTGCTTATCGAATGATGAAGGATCAGCAAGCAGCAGAAGAAGTGATGCAGGATGTTTTCATCAAGTTGTGGAGAGGCAGAGGAGCCGGTCATTATGTGAAGGAGCGGCAAGTTTTCAAGCTGGCTGTTGACGATCACGCGAAATGCCTCCATCGACTTGATCAGAAAAAAGAAAGTCCAGGAAGTAGAGTGGGATCCTAG
- a CDS encoding anti-sigma factor, with the protein MNDKQCENVLDYLNDQLTEKEKKEFENHLRECPDCQEEVKELENLMGDIPDYMKETTPPAGMRERILDGVFNDEEEHESEAEEKQTPVLSPKKPNKWKVWAGALAAGLLLSVGGNIFAGLQLQQLSSQNEDLESNLSDLQVALSELEDRENEDGDTVTPTKRTQLASTGEAGSGVATLVDRNIGSELLVQVEELSQLEGDQVYQVWLIQGENPEPAGAFTTDGEGNGAVTFRIGEENQKSWDAIAITKEPQPNNQLPEGEVVLQAEL; encoded by the coding sequence ATGAATGACAAACAATGCGAGAATGTCCTTGATTACTTGAATGACCAGTTGACAGAAAAAGAGAAAAAAGAATTCGAAAACCATTTACGGGAGTGTCCCGACTGTCAGGAAGAAGTTAAGGAATTGGAAAACCTGATGGGAGATATCCCTGACTATATGAAAGAAACGACACCTCCGGCTGGTATGAGAGAACGTATCTTAGATGGTGTCTTCAATGATGAAGAAGAACATGAATCTGAAGCGGAAGAAAAACAGACACCGGTCCTCTCACCTAAAAAGCCGAACAAATGGAAGGTTTGGGCTGGTGCGCTGGCAGCAGGTCTTCTTTTGTCCGTAGGTGGAAATATATTCGCTGGCCTGCAGCTTCAACAGCTTTCTTCACAAAATGAAGATCTGGAGTCGAATCTTTCTGACCTTCAAGTGGCTTTATCCGAACTTGAAGATCGTGAAAATGAGGACGGTGATACGGTGACACCAACCAAGCGGACGCAGCTTGCATCAACAGGTGAAGCCGGATCCGGAGTTGCAACATTAGTTGATCGGAACATCGGTTCTGAATTGCTTGTCCAAGTGGAAGAACTGAGTCAACTCGAAGGGGATCAGGTCTATCAAGTATGGCTGATCCAAGGTGAAAATCCTGAACCAGCAGGTGCTTTTACGACAGATGGTGAAGGTAACGGTGCGGTGACTTTCCGAATTGGTGAAGAAAACCAGAAATCATGGGATGCCATAGCCATCACTAAAGAACCACAACCGAATAACCAGCTTCCTGAAGGAGAAGTTGTATTACAAGCGGAACTATAG